The following proteins come from a genomic window of Denitromonas sp.:
- a CDS encoding hemerythrin domain-containing protein — MTESLLPLAPGLDQPLEVLTACHGRMMSQLQTLDRLVRWLPEHGADADACRAAANVIRYFDTAAVNHHQDEEDSLFPLLFERVSTAGRPRLRKLVEWIQRDHAEMTAAWLRLRAQLEGVAAGTSAELDADEVANFASRYHSHIDREDNELFPYAAQLLTPADLAGLSEQMVARRRLPR; from the coding sequence ATGACCGAATCCTTGTTGCCACTGGCGCCGGGGCTGGACCAGCCGCTCGAGGTGCTGACCGCCTGTCATGGCCGGATGATGTCGCAGTTGCAGACGCTGGACCGGCTGGTGCGCTGGTTGCCGGAGCACGGCGCCGATGCCGACGCCTGCCGCGCGGCGGCGAATGTCATCCGCTATTTCGATACGGCGGCGGTGAATCACCATCAGGACGAGGAAGACAGCCTGTTTCCGCTGCTGTTCGAGCGGGTCTCGACGGCGGGGCGGCCGCGCCTGCGCAAGCTGGTCGAGTGGATTCAGCGCGATCACGCCGAAATGACCGCGGCCTGGCTGCGGCTGCGGGCACAACTGGAAGGGGTTGCCGCGGGGACGTCCGCCGAACTGGATGCCGATGAAGTGGCCAACTTCGCGTCGCGCTACCACAGCCACATCGACCGGGAAGACAACGAGCTGTTTCCCTACGCCGCCCAGCTGCTCACCCCCGCCGACCTGGCGGGCCTGAGTGAGCAGATGGTGGCGCGCCGCCGCCTGCCGCGCTGA
- the fnr gene encoding fumarate/nitrate reduction transcriptional regulator Fnr produces MQQRAVVPITVEGLKTACSQCNLQELCLPFGMSDGDIDQLDALVGARRKVKRHQHLYRVGDAFESIYAVRTGSFKTDVLLEDGREQVTGFQMSGEILGLDGISTDTHTCNAVALEDSDVCIIPFANLETLSREVESLQHQFHKVMSREIVRDHGVMMLLGSMRAEERLAAFLINMSQRFTARGFSAAEFHLRMTREEIGSYLGLKLETVSRAFSRFQENGLIAVQQKHIRIRDIDGLKALLSHLPSV; encoded by the coding sequence ATGCAACAACGGGCCGTCGTGCCGATTACCGTCGAGGGCCTGAAAACGGCCTGTTCGCAATGCAACCTGCAAGAGCTCTGCCTGCCCTTTGGCATGAGCGATGGCGACATCGACCAGCTCGATGCGCTGGTCGGCGCACGCCGCAAGGTCAAGCGCCATCAGCATCTGTACCGGGTCGGTGATGCGTTCGAGTCGATCTACGCCGTGCGCACCGGTTCGTTCAAGACCGATGTGCTGCTCGAAGACGGCCGTGAGCAGGTCACCGGCTTCCAGATGTCGGGCGAAATCCTCGGCCTGGACGGCATCAGCACCGACACGCACACCTGCAATGCCGTGGCGCTCGAAGACAGCGATGTGTGCATCATCCCCTTCGCCAATCTCGAGACCCTGTCTCGCGAGGTCGAGTCGCTCCAGCACCAGTTTCACAAGGTGATGAGCCGCGAGATCGTGCGCGACCACGGCGTGATGATGCTGCTCGGCTCAATGCGCGCCGAAGAGCGCCTGGCGGCCTTCCTCATCAACATGTCGCAGCGCTTCACCGCGCGCGGCTTCTCTGCCGCCGAGTTCCACCTGCGCATGACACGCGAGGAAATTGGCTCCTACCTCGGGCTCAAGCTGGAGACGGTGTCGCGGGCCTTCTCGCGCTTCCAGGAAAACGGCCTGATCGCCGTGCAGCAAAAGCACATCCGCATCCGCGACATCGACGGCCTCAAGGCCCTGCTCAGCCACCTGCCCAGCGTGTAA
- the hemN gene encoding oxygen-independent coproporphyrinogen III oxidase has translation MDNQKELVFDPQLIRRFDVNGPRYTSYPTADRFVEAFNADALESWLGQRSVGGFGRPLSLYFHIPFCNTICYYCACNKIITKDHGRSEKYLKYLAKEVAMQAASLDGGRDVIQLHLGGGTPTFLSHDELRQLMATVRQHFKLLPNGEYSIEVDPRKVDFETVALLAELGFNRMSIGVQDFNIDVQRAVNRVQSYEETKLVQDAARQTGFKSVSMDLIYGLPKQNVISFNSTLERVLELSPDRISLYSYAHLPGLFKPQRRIELNDMPTADTKLQILQLAIRRLTEAGYVYIGMDHFAKPDDELAVAQRQGRLHRNFQGYSTYAECDLLAFGVSAIGKVGPTYAQNVKTLDEYYDILDQDRLPVLRGIELTPDDILRRSIIQALMCHFELSIDAIEVAHMVDFKRYFADEIADLRTMESAGMLKIEDKWITVLPAGRMLVRGIAMVFDRHLRSDRERARYSKVI, from the coding sequence ATGGACAACCAGAAAGAACTCGTCTTCGACCCCCAGCTGATCCGTCGCTTCGATGTGAATGGCCCGAGGTACACCTCCTACCCGACGGCAGACCGCTTCGTGGAGGCCTTCAATGCCGACGCCCTCGAGAGCTGGTTGGGGCAACGCAGTGTCGGCGGATTTGGCCGACCGCTGTCATTGTACTTCCACATCCCGTTCTGCAACACGATCTGTTACTACTGCGCCTGCAACAAGATCATCACCAAGGATCACGGGCGCTCCGAAAAATACCTCAAATACCTCGCCAAAGAGGTCGCCATGCAGGCGGCGAGTCTCGACGGCGGGCGCGATGTCATCCAGCTGCATCTGGGTGGCGGCACGCCGACCTTCCTGTCGCATGACGAGCTGCGCCAGCTGATGGCCACGGTTCGCCAGCATTTCAAGCTACTGCCCAATGGAGAATATTCCATTGAGGTCGATCCACGCAAAGTGGATTTTGAAACAGTCGCCCTGCTGGCCGAACTCGGTTTCAACCGCATGAGCATCGGCGTGCAGGATTTCAACATCGACGTGCAGCGCGCGGTCAATCGCGTGCAGAGCTACGAAGAGACCAAGCTGGTGCAGGACGCCGCCCGCCAGACCGGCTTCAAGTCGGTGAGCATGGACCTGATCTACGGCCTGCCCAAGCAGAACGTGATCAGCTTCAACAGCACCCTCGAGCGGGTGCTGGAGCTGTCGCCCGATCGCATCTCGCTGTACAGCTACGCACACCTGCCGGGTCTGTTCAAGCCGCAGCGCCGGATCGAGCTGAACGACATGCCCACGGCCGACACCAAGCTGCAGATCCTGCAACTGGCGATCCGCCGCCTGACCGAGGCCGGCTATGTCTACATTGGCATGGACCACTTCGCCAAGCCGGACGACGAGCTCGCCGTGGCGCAGCGCCAGGGCCGCCTGCACCGCAATTTCCAGGGTTACTCGACCTATGCCGAGTGCGACCTGCTGGCCTTTGGCGTGTCCGCCATCGGCAAGGTCGGGCCGACCTATGCGCAGAACGTCAAGACGCTGGACGAGTACTACGACATCCTCGACCAGGACCGCCTGCCGGTGCTGCGCGGCATCGAACTGACGCCCGACGACATCCTGCGCCGTTCGATCATCCAGGCGCTAATGTGCCATTTCGAACTGTCGATCGACGCCATCGAAGTCGCCCACATGGTCGACTTCAAGCGCTACTTCGCCGACGAGATTGCCGATCTGCGCACCATGGAGTCCGCCGGCATGCTCAAGATCGAAGACAAGTGGATCACCGTGCTGCCCGCCGGCCGCATGCTGGTGCGCGGCATCGCCATGGTCTTCGACCGTCACCTGCGTTCCGACCGCGAGCGCGCACGCTACTCCAAGGTGATCTGA
- a CDS encoding sulfite exporter TauE/SafE family protein — MPETGYIAVFLIGLLGGTHCVGMCGGIVSALTVQIPGQVGRQWPIHLAYNLGRIATYTALGALFGAIGTLGLLFEDFLPIQMGLYLMANLMLVALGLYLTGFTRLLAPVERMGQSLWRRVQPLTRRFLPVRGLRQAIPLGLLWGFLPCGLVYSVLATALVTGSSAGGASLMLAFGLGTLPNLMLAGMLLKRLQGVTRRAWVRTFAGAVVLGFGVFGLLNASTLGSRLWNGVLCVT; from the coding sequence ATGCCTGAAACCGGCTATATCGCCGTCTTCCTGATCGGCCTGCTCGGCGGCACGCACTGTGTCGGCATGTGCGGCGGCATCGTCAGCGCGCTGACCGTGCAGATTCCGGGGCAGGTGGGCCGCCAGTGGCCGATCCACCTCGCCTATAACCTCGGCCGCATCGCCACGTACACTGCGCTGGGCGCATTGTTCGGCGCCATCGGCACGCTCGGCCTGCTGTTCGAGGATTTCCTCCCCATCCAGATGGGCCTGTACCTGATGGCCAACCTGATGCTCGTTGCGCTGGGCCTGTATCTGACGGGGTTCACGCGACTGCTGGCGCCGGTCGAGCGCATGGGGCAATCGCTGTGGCGCCGCGTTCAGCCGCTCACGCGCCGCTTCCTTCCCGTGCGCGGGCTGCGCCAGGCGATTCCGCTTGGCCTGCTGTGGGGCTTTCTGCCCTGTGGCCTGGTCTACAGTGTGCTGGCCACGGCGCTGGTCACCGGCTCGTCGGCCGGCGGCGCCAGCCTGATGCTGGCCTTCGGTCTGGGGACCCTGCCCAACCTGATGCTCGCCGGCATGTTGCTCAAGCGGCTGCAGGGGGTGACCCGCCGCGCCTGGGTGCGCACCTTTGCCGGCGCGGTGGTGCTCGGCTTCGGCGTGTTCGGGTTGCTTAACGCATCGACGCTGGGCAGCCGGCTGTGGAACGGTGTGCTCTGCGTGACCTGA
- a CDS encoding rhodanese-like domain-containing protein, with product MSKTSHDLVVEAKAAIREVSLDEARRLIQNGATVLDVREPGEFAAGHLPGAMNIPRGLLEFKLAGTPELNDPRRPILVYCKTSGRAALATVVLQTMGVANAVSLAGGFDAWAAEDLPIDRPAPIDFE from the coding sequence ATGAGCAAAACCAGTCACGACCTGGTGGTCGAGGCCAAGGCGGCGATTCGCGAGGTGAGTCTTGACGAGGCCCGGCGCCTGATTCAGAACGGCGCCACGGTGCTCGATGTCCGCGAGCCTGGCGAGTTCGCGGCGGGGCATTTGCCGGGCGCAATGAATATCCCGCGTGGCCTGCTCGAGTTCAAGCTGGCTGGCACGCCCGAGCTCAACGACCCGCGCCGCCCGATCCTGGTTTACTGCAAGACCAGCGGCCGCGCGGCGCTGGCCACGGTGGTGCTGCAGACGATGGGGGTGGCCAACGCGGTGTCGCTGGCCGGTGGCTTCGATGCCTGGGCCGCCGAAGATCTGCCCATCGACCGGCCGGCGCCGATCGATTTCGAGTGA
- a CDS encoding MerR family transcriptional regulator — protein MKSMTIGRLAAAADVGVETVRYYQRRGLLAVPAPAVGQVRHYGDTALSRLRFIRRAQQLGFSLDEIAELLDLDENTDRTAARALAKEKLVQIDERMARLAAMRSALTELVSCCEHTTTAQPCPILHTLAHPDEA, from the coding sequence ATGAAATCGATGACCATCGGTCGCCTCGCCGCCGCCGCCGACGTGGGCGTGGAAACGGTGCGCTATTACCAGCGGCGTGGCCTGCTCGCGGTGCCCGCGCCAGCCGTCGGCCAGGTGCGCCACTACGGCGACACGGCGCTGTCGCGCCTGCGCTTCATCCGGCGGGCGCAGCAACTGGGCTTCAGCCTGGACGAGATTGCTGAACTGCTCGATCTCGACGAGAACACCGACCGCACGGCCGCGCGTGCCCTGGCCAAGGAAAAGCTGGTGCAGATCGACGAGCGCATGGCCCGCCTGGCCGCCATGCGCAGCGCCCTGACCGAGCTGGTGAGCTGCTGCGAGCACACCACAACCGCCCAGCCCTGCCCCATCCTGCACACCCTCGCCCATCCGGACGAGGCCTGA
- a CDS encoding heavy-metal-associated domain-containing protein, producing the protein MEQVIIKVGGMSCQGCVKGVTAALQGVTGVQAAAVDLAAGEARVDFDPQQTSAAALRQAVESAGFDAA; encoded by the coding sequence ATGGAGCAGGTGATCATCAAAGTCGGCGGCATGAGCTGCCAGGGGTGCGTCAAAGGCGTGACCGCGGCGCTGCAGGGGGTTACCGGGGTGCAGGCGGCGGCGGTGGATCTGGCCGCAGGTGAGGCGCGCGTGGATTTCGATCCGCAACAGACCTCCGCGGCGGCGCTGCGTCAGGCGGTGGAGTCGGCCGGGTTCGACGCGGCCTGA
- a CDS encoding EAL domain-containing protein, giving the protein MNTPRQTPVRPSSVATSPSPDEVSTRAERWLPRVMLSAMLALILVLLVSMGSYYIYRHEQAFQARAADIESQARDRLEQSLQEEVSYLIQRLNDHRATFDTSLSTQLAHHTQLALQAANRSYQKLNGAVSAAQMRFLLTELLRPMGQPDAGIAPFIVEADGHLRLFALDPRQEGQSLGKVVDDAGQLLTERLSDTAILGDGATRLRWRSADEANSMIDVHAQVAHFAPFDWVIGVGVFHHRTQHIVRAQALDALSRYQPAKNRAIVLVDQNGEVLATSNNSGAAIGLTRSTATDWARTIARAGRAGGKTLTLDLLQPPATTAEPHLAFVAGQDQWGWTLAAIAGLDDMAGTIAAERRRMEASKRDDFMVTLLTMLTATAIALLLSMVFYRWIDRRFRHYQDDIDTRNRALKESARELRLSAQVFEASNEAIAILDHRFRIVSVNPALERISGYHHADIVGRHCAELLIGEQTGSDLWRRTASRLRSARHWAGETTLQRADGSNYPGWISLGAITNDSGRVTHFVVSIADISERKRTEQRLRQLAEYDALTGLPNRVLLLDRLGSTIEQARRHDAHLAVLFIDLDRFKNINDSLGHAVGDGLLRQVAGRLSAVVRSSDTVSRLGGDEFVVLLAELDSAARAGVVASKILKALATPYDVDGHELSITPSIGITVFPEDGDNRDLLLKNADAAMYHAKENGRNSYQFYTDDLNDRAQTRLALENELRRALSRHEFSLHFQPQFHLATGRLVGAEALLRWHHPERGMIPPDQFIPIAEETGLILPLGAWILRQACAIAQQWRAEGLGDLCIAVNISALQVRREHLEPTVIEALGHSGLPAHLLELEVTESALMIQLADVSATLDAIHALGVKLAIDDFGTGYSSLAYLKRFKLDKLKIDRSFIRDLPDDEEDAHLTQAIIGIAHHLGMSVVAEGVETEAQEAFLSHLKCDLAQGYLYARPLPPEAFRQMQIDLGAQAASNPADSTA; this is encoded by the coding sequence ATGAACACGCCGCGCCAGACCCCAGTCCGGCCATCCTCCGTTGCCACCAGCCCCTCCCCCGACGAGGTGAGCACGCGCGCCGAGCGGTGGCTGCCGCGCGTCATGCTCAGCGCCATGCTCGCCCTCATCCTGGTGCTGCTGGTGAGCATGGGCAGCTACTACATCTACCGCCATGAACAGGCCTTTCAGGCCCGCGCCGCCGACATCGAATCCCAGGCCCGTGACCGGCTCGAACAATCCTTGCAGGAGGAGGTGAGCTATCTCATCCAGCGCCTGAACGACCACCGCGCCACCTTCGACACCTCGCTGTCCACGCAGCTGGCTCACCACACCCAGCTCGCCCTGCAGGCCGCTAACCGCAGCTATCAGAAGCTCAATGGTGCGGTGAGCGCGGCGCAGATGCGCTTCCTCCTCACCGAACTGCTGCGCCCGATGGGCCAGCCCGACGCCGGCATCGCCCCCTTCATCGTCGAGGCCGACGGCCACTTGCGGCTGTTCGCCCTCGATCCGCGCCAGGAGGGCCAATCGCTGGGCAAGGTGGTCGACGACGCCGGTCAGTTGCTGACCGAGCGCCTGAGCGACACCGCCATCCTCGGCGATGGCGCGACCCGGCTGCGCTGGCGCAGCGCTGACGAGGCGAACAGCATGATCGACGTCCATGCGCAAGTGGCGCACTTTGCGCCCTTCGACTGGGTCATCGGCGTCGGCGTCTTTCACCATCGCACCCAGCACATCGTCCGCGCCCAGGCGCTCGACGCGCTCAGCCGCTATCAGCCGGCAAAGAACCGCGCCATCGTGCTGGTCGACCAGAACGGCGAAGTACTCGCCACCAGCAACAACAGCGGGGCCGCCATCGGCCTCACCCGCAGCACGGCGACCGACTGGGCGCGCACCATCGCCCGCGCCGGCCGCGCGGGCGGCAAGACGCTCACGCTCGACCTGCTGCAGCCGCCAGCCACGACCGCCGAACCGCACCTGGCCTTCGTCGCCGGCCAGGACCAGTGGGGCTGGACACTGGCCGCGATTGCGGGCCTCGACGACATGGCCGGCACCATCGCTGCCGAGCGCCGGCGCATGGAAGCGAGCAAGCGCGACGACTTCATGGTGACGCTGCTGACCATGCTCACCGCCACGGCCATCGCGCTGCTGCTGTCGATGGTCTTCTATCGCTGGATCGACCGCCGCTTTCGCCACTACCAGGACGACATCGACACCCGCAACCGCGCCCTCAAGGAAAGCGCCCGCGAGCTGCGCCTGTCGGCCCAGGTGTTCGAGGCCAGCAACGAAGCCATCGCCATCCTCGACCACCGCTTCCGCATCGTCTCGGTCAACCCGGCCCTCGAACGGATCAGCGGCTATCACCACGCCGACATCGTCGGCCGCCACTGCGCCGAACTGCTGATCGGCGAGCAGACCGGCAGCGACCTGTGGCGGCGCACGGCGTCGCGGCTGCGCTCGGCGCGCCACTGGGCCGGCGAGACCACCTTGCAGCGTGCCGATGGTTCCAACTACCCCGGCTGGATCTCGCTCGGCGCGATCACCAACGACAGCGGCCGGGTAACGCACTTCGTGGTGTCGATTGCCGACATCTCCGAACGCAAGCGCACCGAGCAGCGCCTGCGCCAGCTGGCCGAATACGACGCCCTCACCGGCCTGCCCAACCGCGTCCTGCTGCTCGATCGGCTGGGCAGCACCATCGAGCAGGCGCGTCGGCACGACGCCCACCTGGCGGTGCTGTTCATCGACCTCGACCGCTTCAAGAACATTAACGACTCGCTCGGCCATGCGGTCGGCGACGGCCTGTTGCGCCAGGTCGCCGGCCGCCTCAGCGCCGTGGTGCGCAGCAGCGACACGGTCAGCCGGCTCGGTGGTGACGAATTCGTCGTCTTGCTGGCCGAACTGGACAGCGCGGCCCGCGCCGGCGTCGTGGCGAGCAAGATCCTCAAGGCCCTGGCCACCCCCTACGATGTCGACGGACATGAACTGTCGATCACGCCGAGCATCGGCATCACCGTGTTCCCGGAAGACGGCGACAACCGCGACCTGCTGCTGAAGAACGCCGACGCGGCGATGTACCACGCCAAGGAAAACGGCCGCAACAGCTACCAGTTCTATACCGACGACCTCAACGACCGCGCACAGACCCGCCTGGCCCTCGAAAACGAGCTCCGCCGGGCCCTGTCGCGCCACGAGTTCTCACTGCACTTCCAGCCGCAGTTCCACCTCGCGACCGGCCGTCTGGTCGGCGCCGAAGCGCTGTTGCGCTGGCACCACCCCGAACGCGGCATGATCCCGCCCGACCAGTTCATCCCGATCGCCGAAGAAACCGGGCTGATCCTCCCGCTCGGCGCCTGGATCCTGCGCCAGGCCTGCGCCATCGCCCAGCAATGGCGCGCCGAAGGCCTGGGCGACCTGTGCATCGCGGTGAACATCTCCGCCCTGCAGGTGCGACGCGAGCACCTCGAGCCGACGGTGATCGAAGCCCTCGGCCACAGCGGCTTGCCCGCCCACCTGCTCGAACTCGAGGTCACCGAGAGCGCCCTCATGATCCAGCTGGCCGACGTCTCTGCCACGCTCGACGCGATTCACGCGCTGGGCGTCAAGCTGGCCATCGACGACTTTGGCACCGGCTACTCCTCGCTCGCCTACCTCAAGCGCTTCAAGCTCGACAAGCTGAAGATCGACCGCTCCTTCATCCGCGACCTGCCCGACGACGAGGAAGACGCGCACCTCACCCAGGCCATCATCGGCATTGCCCACCACCTGGGCATGTCGGTGGTTGCCGAGGGCGTCGAGACCGAAGCCCAGGAGGCCTTCCTCTCCCACCTCAAGTGCGACCTGGCACAAGGCTATCTCTACGCCCGGCCGCTACCGCCCGAGGCCTTCCGCCAGATGCAGATCGATCTCGGCGCTCAGGCCGCGTCGAACCCGGCCGACTCCACCGCCTGA
- the ppa gene encoding inorganic diphosphatase has translation MGFDQVSAGKDVPNDVNVIIEISAQGEPIKFEVDKDSGCVFVDRFMGTSMRYPCNYGYVPHTVAGDGDPVDVLVVTPFPLQPGVVIRCRPVGVLKMEDESGEDAKVVAVPVSKLTPLYNKVETTDDLPELLMKQVVHFFEHYKDLEPGKWVKVVGWGTVDEARQEILNGIANAG, from the coding sequence ATGGGATTCGATCAGGTCAGTGCCGGTAAGGATGTTCCGAACGACGTCAACGTCATCATCGAGATCTCGGCGCAGGGCGAGCCGATCAAGTTCGAGGTGGACAAGGACAGTGGCTGCGTGTTCGTCGATCGCTTCATGGGCACGTCGATGCGCTATCCGTGCAACTACGGCTACGTGCCGCACACCGTGGCCGGCGATGGCGACCCGGTGGACGTGCTGGTGGTCACGCCCTTCCCGCTGCAGCCGGGCGTGGTCATCCGCTGCCGTCCGGTGGGCGTGCTGAAGATGGAAGACGAGTCCGGTGAAGACGCCAAGGTCGTCGCCGTGCCGGTGTCCAAGCTCACGCCGCTGTACAACAAGGTCGAGACCACCGACGACCTGCCCGAGCTGCTGATGAAGCAGGTGGTGCATTTCTTCGAGCACTACAAGGACCTCGAGCCGGGCAAGTGGGTCAAGGTGGTTGGCTGGGGCACGGTGGACGAGGCCCGTCAGGAAATCCTGAACGGCATCGCCAACGCCGGCTGA
- a CDS encoding GNAT family N-acetyltransferase: MQQPGSGAARNAGLLVLTNSTTMTDVIRFFPAIDDIPVPDWNALAGSHAGLQHAFLRALEASGCASADTGWTPHHATLWRDGALVAAMPLYRKTHSWGEYVFDWAWAQAYEQHGLAYYPKWLCAIPFSPLPGRRLLGIDAGSKVRLLQATLSAIAEGDDSSFHVLFPDADDTALLAEAGLQIRHGVQFHWRNAGYTDFAHFLSHLTRDKRKKIRQERQRVAAAGVSFAWKHGDGITPAELDFFYRCYSLTYALRRSTPYLTRDFFARLNADAPDSVRLLLAYRDGRPVACAWFLADAEALYGRYWGAVEDISCLHFEACYYQAIDYAIRHGLARFEGGAQGEHKLSRGLASTPITSAHWIRDARFANAIADYLRREQAGVADYLDELDERSPFRRSPPGA; encoded by the coding sequence ATGCAGCAGCCCGGCAGCGGCGCAGCACGCAACGCGGGGCTTCTTGTTCTGACAAATTCAACGACGATGACCGACGTAATCCGGTTTTTTCCAGCGATCGATGACATTCCGGTGCCAGACTGGAACGCCCTCGCCGGCTCGCACGCCGGCCTCCAGCACGCCTTCCTGCGCGCGCTCGAGGCCAGCGGCTGCGCCAGCGCCGACACCGGCTGGACGCCGCACCACGCCACGCTGTGGCGCGACGGCGCGCTGGTTGCGGCCATGCCGCTCTACCGCAAGACGCATTCCTGGGGCGAGTATGTGTTCGACTGGGCCTGGGCACAGGCCTACGAGCAGCACGGCCTGGCCTACTATCCCAAGTGGCTGTGCGCGATTCCCTTCTCGCCCCTGCCCGGCCGCCGCCTGCTCGGCATTGATGCCGGCAGCAAGGTCCGCCTGCTGCAGGCCACGCTGAGCGCCATCGCCGAAGGGGACGACAGCTCCTTCCATGTGCTGTTTCCCGACGCCGACGACACCGCCCTGCTGGCCGAGGCCGGGCTGCAGATCCGCCATGGCGTGCAGTTTCACTGGCGCAACGCGGGATACACCGACTTCGCCCATTTCCTGAGCCACCTGACCCGCGACAAGCGCAAGAAGATCCGCCAGGAGCGCCAGCGGGTGGCCGCCGCCGGCGTCAGCTTCGCGTGGAAGCACGGCGACGGGATCACCCCCGCCGAGCTGGACTTCTTCTATCGCTGCTACAGCCTGACCTACGCACTCCGGCGCTCGACGCCCTACCTCACGCGCGACTTCTTCGCCCGCCTCAACGCCGACGCACCGGACTCGGTGCGCCTGCTGCTGGCCTACCGCGACGGCCGCCCCGTGGCCTGCGCCTGGTTCCTGGCCGACGCCGAGGCCCTCTATGGCCGCTATTGGGGCGCCGTCGAGGACATCTCCTGCCTGCATTTCGAAGCGTGCTACTACCAGGCCATCGACTATGCGATCCGCCACGGGCTGGCGCGCTTCGAAGGGGGCGCACAGGGCGAGCACAAGCTCTCGCGCGGCCTGGCCTCGACGCCCATCACCTCGGCCCACTGGATTCGCGACGCCCGTTTTGCCAACGCCATCGCCGACTACCTGCGGCGTGAGCAGGCCGGCGTGGCCGACTACCTCGACGAGCTGGACGAGCGCAGTCCGTTCCGGCGCAGCCCGCCGGGGGCATGA
- a CDS encoding NAD+ synthase gives MKTSLAIAVAQFNPVVGDLSGNVAQIRAAMAAAEADGARVLLTPELSICGYPPEDLLLRPDFYDSCRQAVEALAATTGELAVVVGYPESAGETCYNAAAVLRHGRIVAHYRKQRLPNYEVFDEVRYFSEGDASCVFEVDGVRCGLLICADLWGDAPTKGLAEAGADVILVINASPCHVGKQQDRYRVARARAEESGLPVLYANMVGGQDELVFDGASFALQVDGTIAWQAPAFAAHASVVRLVGSAWLPATVTPLPGVEEEAYTALVTGVRDYLGKNGFPGAIIGLSGGIDSALTLAVAVDALGADKVRAVMMPSPYTAQMSLDDAAEMARRLGVCYDVIPIEPAMKVFGSMLADQFAGLPEDTTEENLQSRIRGMLLMALSNKTGSIVLTTGNKSEMATGYATLYGDMAGGFAVLKDVYKTLVYRLSTWRNVRSAVIPENIITRPPSAELKPDQVDQDSLPPYAILDAIIEAYMERDESPREIIAQGYDAAVVQRTVGMLKRNEYKRRQSPVGIRLTRRAFGKDWRFPITARYQDPY, from the coding sequence ATGAAAACATCGCTCGCTATTGCCGTCGCCCAGTTCAATCCCGTCGTCGGCGACCTGTCAGGTAACGTGGCGCAGATTCGCGCCGCCATGGCCGCTGCCGAGGCAGACGGGGCCCGTGTGCTGCTGACGCCGGAACTGTCGATCTGCGGCTATCCGCCCGAGGACCTGCTGCTGCGCCCCGATTTCTACGACAGTTGCCGTCAGGCGGTCGAGGCCCTGGCCGCCACCACCGGCGAACTGGCCGTGGTGGTCGGCTACCCCGAGTCGGCCGGCGAGACCTGCTACAACGCGGCGGCCGTGCTGCGTCATGGCCGTATCGTGGCCCACTACCGCAAACAGCGTCTGCCCAACTACGAAGTATTCGACGAGGTGCGCTACTTCAGCGAGGGTGATGCATCCTGTGTGTTCGAGGTCGATGGCGTGCGCTGCGGCCTGCTGATCTGCGCCGACCTGTGGGGCGACGCGCCGACCAAGGGGCTGGCCGAGGCGGGCGCGGATGTGATCCTGGTGATCAACGCCTCGCCCTGCCATGTGGGCAAGCAGCAGGACCGCTACCGCGTGGCCCGTGCCCGCGCGGAGGAAAGCGGCCTGCCGGTGCTGTACGCCAACATGGTTGGCGGGCAGGACGAGCTGGTGTTCGACGGCGCCTCGTTTGCCCTGCAGGTCGATGGCACGATTGCCTGGCAGGCGCCGGCGTTTGCGGCCCATGCGAGCGTGGTGCGTCTGGTCGGATCGGCCTGGTTGCCGGCGACGGTCACGCCCTTGCCGGGCGTCGAGGAAGAGGCCTACACCGCGCTGGTGACCGGGGTGCGCGACTACCTCGGCAAGAACGGCTTCCCCGGCGCGATCATCGGCCTGTCGGGCGGCATCGACTCGGCGCTGACGCTGGCGGTGGCGGTCGATGCGTTGGGTGCCGACAAGGTGCGCGCGGTGATGATGCCCTCGCCCTATACCGCGCAGATGAGCCTCGACGACGCCGCCGAGATGGCGCGCCGGCTCGGCGTGTGCTACGACGTGATCCCCATCGAGCCGGCCATGAAGGTCTTCGGCAGCATGCTGGCGGACCAGTTCGCCGGCCTGCCCGAAGATACCACCGAGGAAAACCTGCAGAGCCGGATCCGCGGCATGCTGCTGATGGCCTTGTCGAACAAGACCGGCAGCATCGTGCTGACCACCGGCAACAAGAGCGAGATGGCTACCGGCTATGCCACGCTGTACGGCGACATGGCGGGGGGCTTCGCGGTGCTCAAGGATGTGTACAAGACCCTGGTGTATCGCCTCTCCACCTGGCGCAATGTGCGCAGCGCGGTGATTCCGGAGAACATCATCACCCGCCCACCGTCGGCCGAGCTCAAGCCCGACCAGGTCGACCAGGACAGCCTGCCGCCGTACGCCATTCTCGATGCGATCATCGAGGCCTACATGGAGCGCGACGAGTCGCCACGGGAGATCATCGCGCAGGGGTATGATGCAGCCGTGGTGCAACGTACCGTGGGCATGCTCAAACGCAACGAATACAAGCGCCGCCAGTCGCCGGTGGGCATCCGCCTGACCCGGCGCGCCTTTGGCAAGGACTGGCGCTTCCCCATCACGGCCCGGTACCAGGATCCGTACTGA